The genomic window ACATTAATTCCACCATCACCTGGATCGCGTCGAGCCGGCCCGCATCTCAGCTTCCCTTGCTCCGAAGTGAACACGAATGGCGGCTTCGGGTCCTGTTCGCGCTGAAGCGGGCAGCGGGGGGATCTTCGGTACGGTGGTATGATGCTTGTGACTTTCGGATAGGGGCCGCTCCGCGCTCCTAGCGAGCATGACCGAGCCATGCCTCGAGGAGATCGAGTTGCCTGAAGTGAAAAAGTCCGCAACCTGGCGACAGATACCCAAGGGCGTTTGGGCGCTTGGCTTCGTCTCATTGCTGATGGACGTCTCCTCAGAGATGATCCACGCGCTTTTGCCTGTTTACCTCCTGGTGGGGCTCGGCGCATCGGCCCTTACCGTCGGGGTCATTGAGGGGATTGCCGAAGCCACCGCCGCCATCACGAAGATATTTTCCGGAGCCTTGAGCGACCGGCTGGGGAAACGAAAGCTGCTCGCTGTCTTGGGCTACGGGCTGGCTGCTTTCACCAAGCCGATCTTCCCGCTCGCCCCATCGGTCGCCTGGCTCGTGGCCGCGCGATTCATCGATCGCGTCGGCAAAGGAATCCGTGGCGCACCGCGTGACGCTCTGGTAGCCGATATCAGTCCGCCTCCAGTGCGAGGCGCCAGTTTCGGCCTGCGGCAATCGCTCGACACCGTCGGCGCCTTCCTGGGGCCGCTTGCGGCCATCGGACTGATGTGGCTCTTTGCTGACGACTTCATTCCAGTGTTCTGGATCGCCGTCATCCCCGCTTTTCTGGCGCTGGGACTGATCATCTTTGCCGTGCACGAGCCGAAGCGGCAGGAGGGTCTGCGCAAGGTGAAGATGCCGCTAAGTCACGCCGAACTCACACGGCTCAGTTCGACATACTGGTGGATCGTGGTTGTGGGCGCGTTCTTCACCCTGGCTCGTTTCAGCGAGGCTTTCCTCATTCTACAGGCCCAATCCGTTGGCCTCCAATTAATGATGGTTCCGGCGGTTCTGGTCGTCATGAACATCGCCTATGCCCTGTCCGCCTATCCCGCAGGGGCCCTTTCGGACCGGATGGACCGCGTGACAATCCTTCTGATCGGCATAGTCCTCCTTATCGCAGCCGATGTCATTGTTGCGCTTGTTCCCAACCTTGCAGGTATCGGAGTCGGCGTCGTTCTATGGGGGCTGCATATGGGCTTCACGCAAGGCTTGTTCGCGACGCTCGTCGCCGATGCGGCTCCGGCAGAGCTCAGAGGAACGGCCTACGGCATGTTCAACCTTGTGACTGGTATCGCGATGCTAGCTGCAAGTGTCGTCGCGGGAGCGCTGTGGGACCTGATTGGACCGCAGGCAACATTTATTGCCGGTGCTGTATTTGCTGCTTTGACTGTGGTTGGACTTCTGCCGGTGCGCCGTCGGCTCGATGGGCGTAAAGTGAGCTAAGTAATTTTATGGACTGAAAGCTTCTGATGATTGGAACCGTGAATGGGCGAGGCAGGCGGTGATGCCCCATACTGAAGTCAGGACCGTTGCGGCATGAATCGAACCGCCGTTTTGTACGCGCTGATTTCCGCCGCGTTGTTTGGCGCCTCCACGCCGGCCGCGAAAATCCTGGTCGGCACGGTGCAACCTGCCGTGCTGGCGGGTTTGCTGTATTGCGGCGCGGGCCTCGGGATCGCGCTGTTGCGGCGCGCTTTGCCCTCACTGGTGCCGGGCGCTCCCGAAGTCGCACTCACACGCACGGAACTCCCCTGGCTTGCGGGCGCGTTACGCGGCCAAGCTGAGTAATCTTTGGCGGCCCGGCTCGCTCGTTGCTCATCTTGGATCAGCCGTAGGAGAGATGATACGCAGTCGCTTCGGTTCGGAGAAACCTTGGCACAATTTCAACGAATCAAAACATTTGTAGGGAAGCAGCCGATGAGCTCCCACGCGAATGGACGCTTCAGGTCGTTTCAGATTCGAGCAAATGCATTATGGCTTAGCGTTGGCTTTAGCGCGGCTTTCAGTCAGCGTGTCAGTGAGGGCCTGGTGCAGACGGTCTAGTGCGTCCTCAGTGTTGAACCACCAGTCTGTCGACCAGACTCGCAGGATCTTCCAGCCAAGACCGACCAGCACCTGTTCGCGCACCTTGTCGCGATCCCGAGCGGTCGCTGCGCTATGGTAGGTTGCCCCATCACATTCGATGCCGGCGAGATAGCTCCCGGCAAAATCCGGATGCTTAACGCCCAAATCGATCCGGAAGCCTGAAACACCAATCTGAGTTGCGACCTGCCAGCCGCGTCTTTCGAGTGCATCCTTGACTGCCGCCTCGAACGGGGATTCGATGGGTCCGGCGGAGCCTTGGTCCTGTGCCGGAAGGGAAACCGCGCCGCGCACTGCATAGTCGAGGAAAGCTTTGAGGTGTTGGACGCCCAAGGACTTCGTACGGCCAAGATCAATGTCGTCCGCCCGGATCCCGGAAAACACACGCAGTTCTCGGCGAGCACGCGTGACGGCGACGTTAAGGCGCCGCTCGCCGCCCTGCCGATTAATTGCGCCGAAATCCATCGGCAATTTTCCGGCAGCGTCCTTTCCAAAGGTGATCGAGAACAGCATGACGTCGCGTTCGTCGCCCTGGATATTCTCGAGGTTCTTTACAATGACCGGTTCAAATCGGTCATCGGAGAAGAACCATTCGAAATCCGGCTTTTCGCGGCGCAAATCATCGAGGAGATCCTGGATGAGCGTTTGCTGCTGGACATTGAAGGTGATGACGCCGAGCGTCGGGCGCTCCTCTTCCGGTAGCTTGAGCCATTCATCGAGACGCGAGGCGATGTAGCGCACAATCTCTTGCGCCTCGACGCGATTAGTGCGGCTTTTGCCACGGTCGTAAATACCATTTGGCACTGGCATTAAGGTGACCGCCTGATCCTGCGTCACCGGGCTTGGGAAGGTGATCAGATTGTTATTGTAGTAGTGCCAGTTGGAGAAAGCGATCAGCGATTCATGCCGGCTGCGGTAGTGCCAACGCAAATTGCGCGTGGGCAGGCCGGAGGAGCACGCCTCATCGAGGATGCTTTCGAGATCGCGTTCGTGTTGGGGTATGTCGTCGTCATCATCCTCGCTGCGGCCGAAGAAATTCGTCGGGGGAAGCTGCTTAGGATCGCCTACGATAATGGTTTGTTGCCCGCGCGCGATCGCGCCGACCGCATCCCAGGTCGATATCTGCGAGGCCTCGTCGAAGATCACGACGTCGAAGAGCTCCTGGTTCGGGGGCAGGTATTGCGCGATGGAAAGTGGGGACATCAGAACGCAGGGAGCGAGCTTTCCAAAGGTCTCGGGCATCGCGCCGATCATGTCGCGGATGGAGGCGCTCGGGCGCTGCAGGTTCATCTGATGCCGCAAGCGTCCGAGTTCGGAGTTCCTCGGCACGAGGCTCACCTGCGGCAAATTGTGCAGCAGGGCCTGGGCGACGCGGGCAGAGGCGGCCTCGCGAACGGCGTCATCTATCGCACGGAAATCGACGATTGCGTGTTCGTGCTCGAAGCGCCGGAAGTCCCGCAAGACCTTGTTGCGATCGATGATGAGCGGCAGCCACCAGCGTGCGTATCCAAGCCTGAAGGCGGAGAGCGCGTCTTCGGGCAAAACAGCCCCCGCTTCAAGATCCTCGACGAGTGGGCCGAGCCCCTGCGCGATTGCGCGTTCGCGCACGTCACACCAGGACGACCAGTCCCGCAACATGGACCTTGCCTGGCTGAGCTCATTCATGAGCGTCGACAGGTTCATAAGGAAATGCTCATCGTCTTTGGGCAGCGTTGCGCCCGCTATCGCCTCGAATGTCTCCATGGCGATGACAAGGACGCGATATTTCTGCAGGAAATCTTCCGCCGCGCGCACCTGTGGCAGGTTGATTTCGCCGGTGAGATTTGCCGCAATGCTTGTGGCAATCGCGTGCATATTGCCGGCGAATTCACCGAGCTGTGTGATGGCCGTGCGGAATTGCTGGGCAGTGTCGAGATGGCTGCGTAGGGCCTGGGTATTGGTGTCGAGGCCAGCTACCGGCAGGTTGGTGCGGGCTAGGTCATTGTCGGCAACAATAGATGCGGCATTCTGCATCTGCCGGATCAGGCCAATGTCGATTGCCGGATCGACAGACTTGGCACCGGCATAGCTCGCAAGCAGGCGGCGGATCCGTCGCCGGGCAAAGAACGATTTCGGCCACATGGCAGCATTGGCCGCGCGCCAATCGCGGTCAATTTCCTCAACCGGAATGCGTACAAGTTCGTCACGTGGATAAGGGGCGGAAAGCTTCGCCTCCAAATCGCGATAGGAGGCGATCGCGCCTTCCATGTCGCTTAATGCGTCGGCGAGAAGCGAGAAATTGCGATCGAGAATGACGTCGAAGTTCTTCCCCGAGGTTGAAATGATATTACGCGCGAGGTCCGCGAAATATTTCAGACCGTCTAATCGCGTGTCCTGGACACTATCGAGGTTAAGCCGGCGGCTCCAGCGCATAAGCGCCTCGCGCAAGTCGTCCGCCGCCTTTCCAAGCGTGCTTGCGGCCGACAGCAACTGCGTCTGCCAGGACGACGTCCATTCACGCACGCGCACGACGCGCAGCGCCGGCTTTACCCTGACGGCGCCGAAGGTGAGCCCGAGTTGAGCGGCCAAGGCTTCAAGGGATTCATAGGTTTCCTTGTCGTGCACGTCCGGACCGCGCCAGGACAGGGTGGGCGCATGCTCGTTGGCTTGCGCGGCGGCGATTCCGATAGCGTGGTAAGGCGTCAGCCCGTTCTGCGCCGGCTGATGCAAGGCCTCGACGTATTTGTTGAGCTGATCGCGCCGGACCTTCAGGCGACTGTTGATCGAAATCCAGTCCGATCTGCTCGCTGACGAGCCTGTCTCCCAAGAGCGCTTGAGCTGCTGCAGGAAGTGCTTGCGGTCGGCTTTGTTCGAATGCAGCTCAAGGCAATGCTCGGCAAGGCCGCGCTCCTCAAGTCGCCGGTAAACGACGTCGAGAGCTGCCGTTTTCTCGGCTACGAAAAGGACGCGCTTCGCATCTGCGAGTATCGTCGCAATAATATTGGCGATGGTCTGACTTTTGCCCGTGCCCGGCGGACCGATGAGGATGAAGTCGCGTCCTTGCGCCGCGGCAATACAGGCGGCGATCTGGGAGGAATCGGCGGAGAGCGGCAGGACCATCTTCTCGAGCGGGATGGTGCGATCTATCTCGCGCTCATCGGGGAAGGGACGGTCGGCGCCCTCAAACATCTTTTCCGGGTTATCGATCAGATGCCTAACCACGCGGTTCTGCCGCAAGGCGTCGGTCCGGTCGGTCAGATCCTTCCACATCAGGTACTTGGCAAATGAGAAAGTCGACAATGCGGTTTCTTCCGCGATCTCGAAGCCCGGCACGTCGCGTACGGCCGCGCGCATACGTTCGAGCACCTTGCGCACGTCGACATCGTTTCCGCTTACGGACGGCAGGCCGTCTTTGAATTCCGGCAGGACGAGATCAAATTCGCGTTTGACGAACTGCACGAGCGTCTGGTTGAGGCGGGGCTCGTCCTCATGAAATCGCAGCCGGAAGCGGGAGGCGGCGCTCGTGCGTTCGAGCTTGACTGGAAACAGCAGAAGCGGCGCGCGCCGCACCACCTTCTCCTTGTCCTTGTCGGTCCATTTCAGCAGACCGACGGCGAGGAAAAGCGTGTTGGTTCCGCCTTCGGCGATGTCGCTTCGCGCCTGGCGATAGAGGGCCGTCAGGCGGGCGTCGAGCTCCTTGGCGTTGAGGGGTGAGGCGAGTTCGTCGCGCTGCAATGCCTCCTCGGCAAATTTCTGATGGATGTCGTGTCCGCGCATGTCGCGGAACATGCCGGCATCCCGTTCACCGAGCGGATTCTGCTCGGGGAGCGAAATGAGCTTCACCGCCGCGCCCTCGGCCAGCCGGTCCTCGAGATAGGCGACATCGGGGCAGAGGAACGAGACCGCTCTCTTGGTATCGGAGAAATTGATCAGACGGTTGCGACGGGACAGATCGAGCAATTTCGTCTGCCAGCGGTCGATGCGTCCTGCCGGCGTCGTCGGCTTTTGTTCGACGGCGTCGGCAGGCATGTCTCCTAATTCCGGCACCGGCGGGAGCGGCACATCGGTCGGCGACCTTTGTTCAAGATCACCGGAACTCTGGATCTTCGCGTGCGAGGCCAGGGGATAGATGCCGGAGATCCGCGACCGTGAGATGTCGATCGCCGACAGGAACGGCATCGGAGAGTTTTCGGCGAGGCGAGATTCACACAGGCTTTTTGCCTGCTGAAACATCATCACCGGACGGTGAGCGACGCCAGTCGTCTCGAACACCACAAGTTCATTTGCCGCAATCGCCTTGCGAATCTCGCCCGCATCATTCTCGATAGTATTGGGAAGCGTACGTTTGACGAGCCACACGCCGACGGCCGCGTGGCCTTCGAAGATCAGGACGACCGGGTTGAGCCCGGCACCTTCCAGCGCGGCCGCAAACAAGTTGGACGTATCAAGACAGGTCGCGAGACGTTCCTCGAGAATGCGGCTCGGGCGGCGAATCTTCTGCCCGTGCCGCTCGAAGCTCGCCGGAGGCTGTGCGTAGAATGTTTCCAGCGCGGCAATCGAGGAATAGATAGCGGCCGTGATCATGAAGGCACGTCTGGGATCGTTTGACTGATAACCGTCGAGCGCCGAGGGATGCCCGTATTTGGCGAGATACTCGGCCGCGCTGCGCAATATCGTGCTCACCGCCGGATCGTTCGGCATGACGAAAGCCGGAAGAAGTTGCGCCATGTCGGCGACGCCGCCCCATTCGTCACGCGCCAGGAGCCGCACGGGAAAGATCTTTTCGTCCAGCTTCTGATCACCATGGGTGAGACGGAAGCTCACATCACCGAGTTCGGCTTCGTCGAGACCGGCGAGATAATTTGCGTCGAGCTCGACCCGACGGTCAGATAGTCGGAGATTGTCCCGCGAGAGAATGCGATCAAACGTCCAGGTCTTCGTGCGCAGGAACGGCGGGCTTGCGGTCATCTCGAGCGTGACGTTCTCGAGATGCTGGTTCGACGCGTTGTCGATCGTGAGCGAGCGGATGACCGGAATGGAATTCTGATGGGACGCGAATGTAAACGTCCGGACGATGTCGGCGATAATCTGCATTCCTGGCGCGGGCGCCGGATCCTCCGGCTCCGCCGCACCGACCACCGTGACACTCATTGTACGCGACGTCCCCCGATACCCCACCATTTTTGATTTCGGACAGTATGAACGATTTTTGCCGCAAATACCACCGTAGCGTGAGGTCAATTGCGCGGCTCAATGAGGGGTTGGGGGGAGCCAGGATCTAGGCGCCCGCGCAGATATGCGCAGATTCCGCCGTAGCGAGTTAGCTGTTCTCTTCAATCATGGGCAACTCCAGCCCACTGATCTCCTGCATCGTACGGCCAGCGATTCCCTGCAAATCACCATACATTCCCGCCATGGATTCAACTGCGACCCGAATTTGCTCCTCGCGTCTGGCCCAAAGGCGGGTCATAGCTTTGCGCTCCTTTTCCAGGTCCTCTTGCATGTCGCCAAACTTTTCGACGATTGCTTCAATGCGATGCTTGAATCGTGGACCCGTTAGATACTGGTACACGAGCTCCATTTTGCTGTGCTGGCCCTCAACTGAATTACGCGCAGAAGCGATTTCCATCAGTGAATGCCGGAGTGCAATCGCCAGCGGGATCGCACAGCGAGCGTCGGTCACCCAGACCCCATCTGCATGATCGAACGTATGAACCCCTTTAGGGAGGGCAGTTGAGACAATGATCGCGATTTCAGCTCTCGCTGACCGCTGATCCTCACGAAGCTTGGACAGCCAACTATCACTCCAGTTTTTGGTCCGCTTAAACTCCCACAGAATGGTTCCGCAATGTTGGCCCAGTGGGCTCATCACTTTTTGGAGGGCATCTCCGCCAAATTCGCCCTTAGGAACCGGCAAGATTGCATCCGTTGGGAATTTGCTGCGCAGAAGGTTCTCGAGTTCGATCTCCTGCGCCTCGCCTTGCGCTTGCTGGGAGCCCTGCTCCGCCTTGCGCTTGAGCTCCTCGATCTGCCGTTGCATCGAGGCAATCTGCTCTTCCTTCTCTGTGACCTTCAGCTTCAACGCCTCTTCAGCTTCGAGCTTTGCTCTTTCGCGAACAATTACTAGGGATTCCTGCACCTTTTTCTCGACGGTGAGGTCGAGCTCACGCCGGGCGTCATCAAGCTCTCGCTGTTTACGCAGAAGTTCGGCCTGCGCTTTCTGCGCTTCTGCCAGTTTCACATCGCGGTCCTGCAGAATATTGTGGAGGTCTTGGAGCTCCTGTGCCTTCTGATTGAGCTCTGCTCCAATCGCCAAACGAGCCTTCTTGGCCTCGTCTGCTGCAATCCTCTCTCGCTCAGCCTTCAGCTTAGCTGCGACCTGCTCTTCTATCGCTGCTTTCGCCTTTTCCAGTTCACCCAATTGAGCTCGTACCTGCGCCTCGCGTTTCGAGACGTCGGCCTCCTTCTCGGCGATCTTATGCTCATATTGCCGCCGAGTCGCTTCGATGAGAGGCGCGGCAAGCGACTCGGTCAGCTTGATTTCTGTGTGGCAGTTCGGACAAGCGATAATCGGCTCTTGCATCGTCAGCGTCCCCTGATTGCGGCGAGTATCGCAATTATGCGCGGAGGACGCTAGCTGATCAGATGCCTCATCTGTAGCAACCACCTCATTGCGACCGGCCTGAGGAACTGCTTGAGTGTCACGCCGTCGGGCTGCTTCCCTGTTAGGATCTTTCAGACCACCGCTCGGTACCAATCAAGAAATAATTGGACGCAAATTCATCCGCGATTCGGCGCTCGAAGCGAACGGATGATGTCAAGCTTGTCGATGCTCACCTATTGGCGGGCTTCTCGATCTTTCGACCGTGGACACCTCGTTCCGGTCCATCGAAGGAAAATCTGACACCGGCGACCTCGAATGCCTTGCGAATGCTGGCAACCGTGTTTGCGTTCGGCACGGAAATATCGAGCTCATATCGCTCGATCGTTCGAGTTGAGACACCGGACCGTTCTGCAAGAGTTGCGTGCGTCCAATTGAGCCACGCGCGAGCAGCTCGTACCTGCTCTGGGCTTAGATCCGGATCCCTGGGAGGTAAATTAACCATAAAACGACGACTCTCACGACAAACGCGCCGCTCGGGTGTATGGTGATTAATAGGACGTAAACGGGACAGGTTAGCGAGGCCGCACCGATGTCCAGCATGTCTGAAGTCCAACCGTTTTAGAGCGCAGCTCTCCGTTTTGGATTTCGCTTACAGCAAGTCCTTGGTTCGGCCCGCACGAACACCTGCCTAAGACGACGGCAGAGGCCGTCATTCAGATCCGCTTCCGGCATCTTTCGCGCCTGCTCCGGCGCAACGGTAGGGGTGCGCCCTATGAATGGCAAGGATTCACGCTCTCGGCCAGGTTGGGAAGTCCACAAGAAGAAGGCTAGGCTCGCGGCCGTTTCGCACCATGGTTCAGTGGGGAGATCAGCCGACGGTCATTCTAGCAAGGACTTACTGTCACCGCTCATGTGGTGGCGCCGGATCCCGGCCTACGAGTTCTCCTCATTCGACATTCCAACCGCCACACGAGCACTGCAACGCTTGGCAATCGCAGGAGAGCCCAGATGGTCCTGCGCACATCGGCGGGATGCTGGTGACGACATCGGCGCAGCCCTACGAACGCTGAAACGTCACGGCCCTCAATCGGTCGCAATGGATCTGGCGATGACTGCCGTTCTCTGCTCCGCGATTGGAGGTGATCCGGCCGCCGCCGACCTCATGGCCGCCGTTCTGAGATCCAGATCGGCGATTGATAGGCACTGCGAACCCTTGTCACTCGCCTGGACCGCTGCAGGTTTCGAATCCTTGGTCACTAAGAGTCGGCGGAAAGAGATGGGGCGTTTTCAGAGGCCTGACTTGAATCCGCGTGGAGGCTAATGTGCGTCTCTGGGTGTTGTCGGACTTGCACTGCGAGCTGACTCACGGATGGGATCTGCCAGATTCACTCCATCGCCCCGACGTCGACGTGATGATCATGGCCGGCGACCTCGTACCGCACATGGAACGTGGAGTTCGCTGGCTGCGGCAACGCGTGCAAGATCGCCCCGTCATTTACATCCCCGGAAATCACGAATTCTACGGCACCGACATCGATCGCACAGTTGAAAAAGCGCGAGATGCTGCTGCTGGCACCAACATCCACGTCCTGCAGAACGACGCCGTCGTGATCGACAATGTGAAGTTCGTCGCCACAACGCTTTGGACGGATTTTGCGATCTTTGGAGACGTCGAACGCGCAATGATTGTCGCAGGCAACGGCATGAACGATTTTCGGAGGATCCGAAAAGATCAATATGCTCGGCGGCTTCGCCCGATCGATACGCTCGCCAGGCATCAAGACTCTCGCAAATATCTTGAAGCCGAGCTGAGCAAGCAGCACTGGGGACCAGTCGTGGTTGTCACCCATCATGGCCCCGATCTGATGTCAGCGAAGCCGGAGCATAAGGCGGACATCCTGACAGCCGCATTCGTGTCAGACCTTACCGAGTTGATCACCAAAACGTCTCCAACATTGTGGGTTTATGGCCACACTCATCGCAGTGACGATCGCATGATCGGATCGACGAGGATCTTATCGAACGCAAAAGGCTATGGTCCGTATCGGTCGATTGGATTGGCGGCGTGGGAAAACCCCCTTTTCGATCCGAACCTGATCGCGACCGTTTGAGACAGCAAGAGCCGTCCTACTGACGGCCGAGCTTAAAGTGTAGAGCTTTCCGAGCTGAACCGCAGCTTCGGCATCAGGATTTTGTCAGCGATATATCTCAGCGCTCGCGCGGTCTGCACGCCGCGCGAAAGGGGAGAGTCATTGCCTGCAGAACACGCGCAATCGCGAACTTGCAAGCGTCGCGCTGAGAGTACCCAACGCGACGCACTGGAAGCACGTCGTAGTTTCCACGCGGAACAGACGCAATCTGAGAGGTCAAACAATGGGCATTGAGGCCAAGCAAGTCGAGATCAACAATCCATCATCGCTTGAACGGAGCCAGGCTGTCCAAGACGGCGCCCGTGCCACGAACCCTGAGCGCGGACCTGCAACACCCGAGGCATCCGAGAATCCACGTGCGATGGGCCCGTTGGAGTTTGCAACCTACAAGAAAGGCTGGCGAAACGCGCGACGCTACCATCTCAACGAACGAGACATAGCCGCACGCCGGAAGGCCGAGGAAGCTGCCAAGGCAGCGCGGGAACAAGCCATCAAAGCCGCAGAAGCCTCCCTCCGCCAGACAGGTCAGAGGATCGATCGGCGCGACATCGAAGAACGGCTCAACGCCTTCTCAGACCTGATCGTCGATTCCTCCGATGATGGAAGACCCAATCGGCGAAACAAAATCGAAGAGATAGCACCGGGACGGATCGCTGCGAGGCTCCTCTTCGCCCGTCTGTTCGATCATCGCCCGGATCTTTGCGAGGCGATCAAGAATGAGGCCCCCGTTGTTCTTATTGATGTGCCTGACGGAGAGGCTTTCTCCCGCCTTCTCGGCAACTGGACCGATATTGTCTTGCCCGAAGACGTGTGTATCGCTCAGGGCAAGACACTCGACCAGAATGCGCGGCGGGACGATTTTGATGCAATCGCACATGTTGCGTTCGAGCCGCTCAAATCGAAGGATATCCCTTCGACTGAAGCAAGAGCACTTTGCGCAGTCCAACTCGCGTTGCCTACCTTTGCGATCTCGCCCGGCGCAGAGACCTACTTGCCGAAGGCACTTCGGGATGCCGAAACGGCGCGCCTGACGCTGCCGCGGCTTGATGCACTGACGATCACCCGGGTGATCCGGTTGGTGACCTCAAAACCCTGCCGCGACTTCCTTTCGCCCGATATTGTCAGGGAAATCGGCTATCACGAACTGGTTTTGGCCGTCCGGTTCGACCGCACGCCCGAACGGTGTCTCGCGCATTTGCGCGCGCTGGCCGAACGCAAGATTTCCAAGAAGGCTGCCCGTGACCTGACGCTCGACGAACTGCACGGCATGGACGAAGCAGTCAGTTGGGCGAAGTCAACTATCCGGGATATCGAGGCCTGGCGCCGCGGCGAGATTCAATGGGATGCTGTCGACCATGCGGTCGTGCTCAACGGCCCGCCCGGGACCGGCAAAACGACTTTCGCCAAGGTCTTTGCAGAGTCAGCTGGATTGCCACTGATCCTGGCGTCGCTTGCAACATGGCAAGGGACTGATGAAGGGCACCTTGGCCACCTCCTCCGCGCAATGCGGCGCGACTTTGAAGAAGCTCGCAGCAAATCCCCCTGCGTCATGCTCATTGATGAAGTCGACTCTTTTCCCATCCGGGCAGAGTTGACGCATTCGCACCGCGACTACGACATCCAAGTCGTGAACGGCTTCCTGGAGCAGCTTGATGGGCTTGCTGGCCGCGAAGGCATCATCTTCCTGGGGGCCAGCAACGATGTCACACGATGCGATCCGGCTATCCTGCGTTCGGGCCGTCTGAACCGCATCGTCCAGGTCAGAATACCTACTCCGGACGATCTGGAGAAGATCTATCGCGTCAGATTGCGTGGTGCCCTCCAGGATGCCGACCTTAAGGAAATATCTCTTCTTTCCGTCGGCATGACAGGCGCCGATGTCGAGCGGACTGTTAAGGATGCGCTCCGCATTGCACGGCACGAAGAACGAA from Pseudorhodoplanes sp. includes these protein-coding regions:
- a CDS encoding AAA family ATPase, with translation MGIEAKQVEINNPSSLERSQAVQDGARATNPERGPATPEASENPRAMGPLEFATYKKGWRNARRYHLNERDIAARRKAEEAAKAAREQAIKAAEASLRQTGQRIDRRDIEERLNAFSDLIVDSSDDGRPNRRNKIEEIAPGRIAARLLFARLFDHRPDLCEAIKNEAPVVLIDVPDGEAFSRLLGNWTDIVLPEDVCIAQGKTLDQNARRDDFDAIAHVAFEPLKSKDIPSTEARALCAVQLALPTFAISPGAETYLPKALRDAETARLTLPRLDALTITRVIRLVTSKPCRDFLSPDIVREIGYHELVLAVRFDRTPERCLAHLRALAERKISKKAARDLTLDELHGMDEAVSWAKSTIRDIEAWRRGEIQWDAVDHAVVLNGPPGTGKTTFAKVFAESAGLPLILASLATWQGTDEGHLGHLLRAMRRDFEEARSKSPCVMLIDEVDSFPIRAELTHSHRDYDIQVVNGFLEQLDGLAGREGIIFLGASNDVTRCDPAILRSGRLNRIVQVRIPTPDDLEKIYRVRLRGALQDADLKEISLLSVGMTGADVERTVKDALRIARHEERSISVDDLYRTIVGGRDVSPERTKEIAIHEAGHILLDVLHFGPDDVHAVLLRRRESEGAVWRIRKQYALDTQEHLTKALQIFLAGRAAEEIVIGRTSIGSGGSNSSDLAAATRMASAMVASLGFAGPHPFVYLAPMREAESALRYEYMRIVVNDVLAAAYEETKRLLSVHRTALQKVADTLVANRVIDGHQVEAVVRSSEIVIPRDVGSERATEAKRAEASRVLDVPTLEDDFGASERSPLLEDHADAETDSGNGSQVEEESVS